The genomic interval CCGAGCGGTTGCCGGAGAGCTGGAGCATCTAGCCGGTTCTGGCTGTTCGAGAGTGATATAAAAAACAGCCCCGCATTGGCGGGGCTGTTTGCTTGGGGAGGCTTGGATGGCAGCTTACACGGCCAGGTAGTCCATGATCCCTTCGGCGGCCTTGCGGCCCTCATAGATGGCGGTCACCACCAGATCCGAGCCGCGCACCGCATCGCCACCGGCAAACACCTTGGGATTGCTGGTCTGGAAAGCATGTTCAGCCTTCTCGGGGGCCTTGATGCGATCCCGGCTGTCGAGCTCGATACCGTGATCACGCATCCAGGGCTGGGGGTTGGGCTGGAAGCCAAAGGCCATCACCACCGCATCGGCGGCCAGCACCTGCTCGGAGCCCTCGATAACCACCGGATTGCGGCGACCGTTGGCATCGGGTTCGCCGAGCTCGGTGCTCACTACCTTGATGCCGCAGGTGCGGCCCTGGGCGTCCAGCTCCACACCAACGGGCTGGAGGTTGAACATGAATTCCACCCCTTCCTCCTGGGCGTTCTTTACCTCCCGCTTGGAGCCAGGCATGTTCTCGGCATCGCGGCGGTAGGCGCAGATCACCCGATCGGCCCCCTGACGGATGGCGGTGCGCACGCAGTCCATGGCGGTATCGCCGCCACCCAGCACCACTACCTGCTTGCCGGCGAAGTCGATGTAATCGGCCTGCGCCTTCTCGAAGCCCAGCAGCCGGTTGGCGTTGGAGATGAGGTAGGGCAGGGCATCATAGACCCCCGGCGCAGTCTCGTTCTCGAACCCGCCCTTCATGTACTTGTAGGTGCCGACCCCGAGGAAGACCGCATCGAACTCGCCGAGCAAGTCGGCGAAGGTGACGTCACGACCCACTTCGGTCTCGAGACGGAACTCCACCCCCATGCCCTCGAAGATCTCGCGACGGCGCTGCATCACCTCTTTTTCCAGCTTGAAGGAGGGGATGCCGAAGGTCAGCAGGCCGCCGATCTCCGGGTACTTGTCGAACACCACAGGGGTGACGCCATTGCGCGCCAGGACGTCGGCACAGGCGAGGCCGGCGGGGCCGGCGCCGATGACGGCGACCCGCTTGCCGGTCTTCACCACCTTGGAGAGATCCGGGCGCCAGCCCATCTCGAATGCCTTGTCGGTGATGTATTTTTCGATGTTGCCGATGGTCACTGCACCGAAGCGATCGTTGAGGGTGCAGGCACCCTCACACAGCCTGTCTTGCGGGCAGACCCGGCCGCACACCTCCGGCAGGCTGTTGGTCTGGTGGGAGAGCTCCACCGCCTCCAGGATGCGCCCCTCGTTGGCCAGCTTCAGCCAGTTGGGGATGTAGTTGTGCACCGGGCACTTCCACTCGCAATAGGGGTTGCCGCAGTCGAGGCAACGATCCGCCTGCATGCCGACCTGGGCCTGGTTGAAGGGCTCGTAGATCTCCACGAACTGGATCTTGCGGATCTTGAGCGGCTTCTTGGGCGGGTCGACCCGCTGGACATCGATAAACTGGAATACGTTCTGGCTCATAGGGTTCCCTCCTTATTGCGCCTGGATTCTGAGTTCTGCACTAGAGCGGCTGGTGTGACCAAGCAGGGACTTGACGTCGCTGGACTTGGGTTTGATCAGCCTGAACTTGGGCACATAGGAGTCGAAATTGGCCAGTATCTCCTCGGCGCGCGAGCTGCCTGTCTCGTTGAGGTGCGCCGTGATGATGCCGCGCAGGTGCTCCTGATGGATGGCGAGATCCGCCACGTCCAGCAGTTCCACCAGCTCGGGGTTGGTGCGTTTGGCAAAGTTGCCGCACTCGTCCAGCACGTAGGCAAAGCCCCCTGTCATGCCCGCCGCGAAGTTGACCCCGGTGGTACCAAGGATGGTCACGATGCCGCCGGTCATATATTCACAGCCGTTGTCGCCAATCCCCTCGACCACCGCAAGGGCGCCGGAGTTGCGCACCGCGAAGCGCTCGCCCGCTGTGCCTGCGGCGTAGAGCTTGCCGCCGGTGGCGCCATAGAGGCAGGTGTTGCCGATGATGGCCGCCTCGTGGGACTTGAAGGCCACGCCGACATGGGGCTTGATCACCAGCTTGCCACCGGTCATCCCCTTGCCCACGTAGTCGTTGGCATCACCCGTGAGTATCATCTCGAGGCCACCGGCGTTCCAGACGCCGAAGCTCTGACCTGCGGTGCCGTTGAAGTGGACCCGCACCGGATCGGCGGCCATGCCCTGGTTGCCGTGACGCTTGACGATCTCGCCGGACAGGCGCGCCCCCACAGAGCGGTCGGTGTTGCGAATGTCGTAGCGGAACTCGCCACCACTCATGTTTTCTACCGCCTCCAGCAGGTCGTCCACCATCTTGAGGTTCAAAGGCCCCTTGTCGAAGGTGGGGTTGTGCTGCTGGCTGAACAGGCTGGAGCCTGCCGGTGCCACCGGGCTTGCCAGAATGCCGGACAAGTCCAGCTTGGCCTGACGGGCGGTGAGGCCGGGCAGGGCTTCCAGCAGGTCGGTGCGACCGATGAGGTCGGTCAGCTGGGTGACGCCGAGCTCTGCCATCAGCTCGCGGGTCTCTTCGGCGATGAACTTGAAGTAGTTCATCACCATCTCCGGCAGGCCGGTGAAGTGCTCGCGACGCAGCTTCTCATCCTGGGTGGCGACGCCGGTGGCGCAGTTGTTCAGGTGGCAGATGCGCAGGTATTTGCAGCCGAGCGCCACCATGGGGCCGGTGCCGAAGCCGAAGCTCTCGGCGCCGAGGATGGCCGCCTTGATGATGTCCAGGCCGGTCTTGAGACCGCCGTCCACCTGCAGCCGCACCTTGTGGCGCAGGCCGTTGGCGACCAGGGCCTGTTGGGTCTCGGCCAGTCCCAGCTCCCAGGGGGAACCGGCATACTTGACCGAGGTCAGCGGGCTGGCACCGGTGCCGCCGTCATAACCGGAGACGGTGATGAAGTCCGCATAGGCCTTGGCCACGCCGCAGGCGATGGTGCCGACGCCGGGCTCGGAGACCAGCTTGACCGACACCAGGCAGTCCGGGTTGATCTGCTTGATGTCGAAGATGAGCTGGGCCAAGTCCTCGATGGAGTAGATGTCGTGGTGCGGCGGCGGGGAGATCAGGGTCACACCGGGTACCGAATAGCGCAGCTTGGCTATCTGGGCAGTCACCTTGTCACCGGGCAGCTGGCCACCTTCGCCGGGCTTGGCGCCCTGGGCCACCTTGATCTGAACCACGTCCGCGTTCATCAGGTAGTGGGGGGTGACGCCAAAGCGCCCCGAGGCCACCTGCTTGATGCGCGAATTCTTCTCGGTGCCAAAGCGCTTGGGATCTTCACCGCCTTCGCCAGAGTTGCTCTGACCGCCGAGGCGGTTCATGGCCACCGCCAGTGCCTCGTGCGCCTCGGGGCCGAGCGCGCCGATGGACATGGCGGCGGAGTCGAAGCGGGGGAACAGCTTGGCCGCGGGCTCGACCTGTTCCAGCGCAACCGGCGTCGTTCCCTGCTTGAGGACGAGCAGATCGCGCAAGGTGGCGACGGGGCGCTCGTTCACCAGGCGGGCGTACTCCTTGTAATCGCTGTAGTTGCCGGAGCGCACCGCCACTTGCAGGGTCTGCACCACATCTGGGTTGTAGGTGTGGTACTCGCCGCCGTGGACGAATTTGAGCAGCCCGCCCTGGGTCAGCGGTTTGCGGCCGAGCCAGGCCTGGCGTGCCAGGTTGACCTGATCCTGCTGGATGTCGGTGAAGTCTGCCCCCTGAATGCGGCTCGATACACCGCGGAAGCAGAGCTCGACCACGGAGCTGGACAGACCCACGGCTTCGAACAGCTGGGAGCAGCGGTAGCTTGCCACAGTGCTGATGCCCATCTTGGACATCACCTTGTAGAGGCCCTTGTTGATGCCGTTGCGGTAGTTGAGCATGGCCTGGCGCAGGCTCATCTTCAGCACCCCTTCCTCGACCTGCTTGGCCAGGGTTTCGTAGGCGAGATAGGGGTAGATGGCGGTGGCGCCAAAGCCCAGCAGCACGGCGAAGTGGTGCGGGTCCCGCACGCTCGCGGTCTCTACCAGAATGTTGGCGTCGCAGCGCAGGTTGTTGTCCACCAGGGTACGCTGCACCGCTCCCACTGCCATGGCAGCCGGAATGGGCAGGGTGCCGGCACTGATGTCCCGGTCAGACAGCACCAGCAGCACGGTACCATTGCGCGCCTTGTCGGCCGCGTCCTGGCACAGGCGCTCAAGGGCGGCCTGCAGCCCCTCTTCGGGCAGGTAGTTGAGGCTCAGTACCGCGTGGCGGTAGTGCTCCCCTTCCAGTGCCAGCAGCTGGTGGAAGTCGGAGTAGAGCAGGATAGGCGACTGGAACAGCACCCGGTGGGCGTGGCCGAAGGTCTCGTTGAAGACGTTCTGCTCGCGACCGATACAGGTGGCCAGCGACATCACGTGGTTTTCCCGCAGCGGATCGATGGGCGGGTTGGTCACCTGGGCGAACATCTGGCGGAAGTAGTCGTACAGGGTACGCTGGCTGGAGGAGAGCACCGCCATCGGGGTGTCATCCCCCATGGAGCCCACCGCCTCCTGGCCGTTCTCGCCGAGCACGCGGATGATCTGATCCAGCTCCTCGTAGGAGTAGCCGAACAGCTTCTGATAGGTTTTCAGCTGATCGTCGGAGAATTCGCGGGCGCCGGTGCTGGCGTCATCCATCTGCTCGAACGGCACCAGTCGCTTGCAGTGCTTGTCCATCCACTGCTTGTAGGTGTGGCGGCTCTTGAGATCGTCATCGATCTCGAAGCTGGTCCAGATCTTGCCGTTGCTGGTATCCACCACGAACAGCTCCCCCGGGCCGACCCGGCCCTTCTCCAGCACTTCGTCCGGGGTGTAGTCCCAGGTACCGACCTCAGATGCGAGGGTGATGAACTTGTCCTTGGTGATGACGTAGCGGGCCGGTCGCAGGCCGTTGCGATCCAGCGCGCAGGTGGCGTAGCGGCCGTCGGTCATGACGATGCCGGCCGGGCCATCCCAGGGCTCCATGTGCATGGAGTTGAAGTCATAGAAGGCGCGCAGGTCGTCATCCATGTTCGGGTGCTTCTGCCACGCAGGCGGGATCAGCAGGCGCATGGCCCGGAACAGGTCCATGCCACCGGCCAGGAAGAGATCCAGCATGTTGTCGAGGCTGGAGGAGTCGGAGCCCGTGGTGTTGACGAAGGGGGCGGCCTCTTGCAGATCCGGGATCAGCGGGGTGGCGAACTTGTAGCTGCGGGCCTTGGCCCACTGGCGGTTGCCGGCGATGGTGTTGATCTCGCCGTTGTGGGCGAGGTAGCGGAATGGCTGTGCCAGCGGCCAGCGCGGGCTGGTGTTGGTGGAGAAACGCTGGTGGAACACGCAGATGGCGGCCTGCATGCGGATGTCGGCGAGATCCAGATAGAAGCGCGGCAAATCCACCGGCATGCACAGTCCTTTATAGACGGTGACCAGGTTGGAGAGGCTGACCACATAGAAGTAGTCGTCGCTGATGCGTTTCTCGATGCGGCGGCGGACTATATAAAGGCGGCGCTCGAGATCCTTGTCGACCCAGCCTGGGGGCGCGTTGACAAAGACCTGTTCAATGCTTGGCAGGGACGCCTTGGCGATGGGACCGAGCACATTGGTATCGATGGGCACCTTGCGCCAACCGACCAGACTCAGGGTCTCTCTTTCCAGCTCCTCGTCGATGATGTCGCGGGTGGCTTGGGCCAATACGGGGTCCGGGTTCAGGAACAGCATGCCCACCGCGTAGTTGCGGCCCAGGTGCCATCCCTTCTCTTCGGCGACAGCGCGATAGAAGCTGTCCGGTTTTTGCAACAGCAGACCACAGCCATCGCCGGTCTTGCCGTCGGCGGAGATGCCGCCGCGGTGCTGCATGCGAGCCAAGGCTGACATCGCGAGACGGACAAGCTTGTGGCTGGCTTCCCCTTCCATGTGGGCCAACAGGCCGAAGCCACAGTTATCCCTCTCCAGCTTTGGATCATATAGTGACATTGCATTTCTCCCTTGCTCGGCCTTCCATCGCAAACTGCATAAATTGCGATTG from Aeromonas rivipollensis carries:
- a CDS encoding FAD-dependent oxidoreductase — encoded protein: MSQNVFQFIDVQRVDPPKKPLKIRKIQFVEIYEPFNQAQVGMQADRCLDCGNPYCEWKCPVHNYIPNWLKLANEGRILEAVELSHQTNSLPEVCGRVCPQDRLCEGACTLNDRFGAVTIGNIEKYITDKAFEMGWRPDLSKVVKTGKRVAVIGAGPAGLACADVLARNGVTPVVFDKYPEIGGLLTFGIPSFKLEKEVMQRRREIFEGMGVEFRLETEVGRDVTFADLLGEFDAVFLGVGTYKYMKGGFENETAPGVYDALPYLISNANRLLGFEKAQADYIDFAGKQVVVLGGGDTAMDCVRTAIRQGADRVICAYRRDAENMPGSKREVKNAQEEGVEFMFNLQPVGVELDAQGRTCGIKVVSTELGEPDANGRRNPVVIEGSEQVLAADAVVMAFGFQPNPQPWMRDHGIELDSRDRIKAPEKAEHAFQTSNPKVFAGGDAVRGSDLVVTAIYEGRKAAEGIMDYLAV
- the gltB gene encoding glutamate synthase large subunit; its protein translation is MSLYDPKLERDNCGFGLLAHMEGEASHKLVRLAMSALARMQHRGGISADGKTGDGCGLLLQKPDSFYRAVAEEKGWHLGRNYAVGMLFLNPDPVLAQATRDIIDEELERETLSLVGWRKVPIDTNVLGPIAKASLPSIEQVFVNAPPGWVDKDLERRLYIVRRRIEKRISDDYFYVVSLSNLVTVYKGLCMPVDLPRFYLDLADIRMQAAICVFHQRFSTNTSPRWPLAQPFRYLAHNGEINTIAGNRQWAKARSYKFATPLIPDLQEAAPFVNTTGSDSSSLDNMLDLFLAGGMDLFRAMRLLIPPAWQKHPNMDDDLRAFYDFNSMHMEPWDGPAGIVMTDGRYATCALDRNGLRPARYVITKDKFITLASEVGTWDYTPDEVLEKGRVGPGELFVVDTSNGKIWTSFEIDDDLKSRHTYKQWMDKHCKRLVPFEQMDDASTGAREFSDDQLKTYQKLFGYSYEELDQIIRVLGENGQEAVGSMGDDTPMAVLSSSQRTLYDYFRQMFAQVTNPPIDPLRENHVMSLATCIGREQNVFNETFGHAHRVLFQSPILLYSDFHQLLALEGEHYRHAVLSLNYLPEEGLQAALERLCQDAADKARNGTVLLVLSDRDISAGTLPIPAAMAVGAVQRTLVDNNLRCDANILVETASVRDPHHFAVLLGFGATAIYPYLAYETLAKQVEEGVLKMSLRQAMLNYRNGINKGLYKVMSKMGISTVASYRCSQLFEAVGLSSSVVELCFRGVSSRIQGADFTDIQQDQVNLARQAWLGRKPLTQGGLLKFVHGGEYHTYNPDVVQTLQVAVRSGNYSDYKEYARLVNERPVATLRDLLVLKQGTTPVALEQVEPAAKLFPRFDSAAMSIGALGPEAHEALAVAMNRLGGQSNSGEGGEDPKRFGTEKNSRIKQVASGRFGVTPHYLMNADVVQIKVAQGAKPGEGGQLPGDKVTAQIAKLRYSVPGVTLISPPPHHDIYSIEDLAQLIFDIKQINPDCLVSVKLVSEPGVGTIACGVAKAYADFITVSGYDGGTGASPLTSVKYAGSPWELGLAETQQALVANGLRHKVRLQVDGGLKTGLDIIKAAILGAESFGFGTGPMVALGCKYLRICHLNNCATGVATQDEKLRREHFTGLPEMVMNYFKFIAEETRELMAELGVTQLTDLIGRTDLLEALPGLTARQAKLDLSGILASPVAPAGSSLFSQQHNPTFDKGPLNLKMVDDLLEAVENMSGGEFRYDIRNTDRSVGARLSGEIVKRHGNQGMAADPVRVHFNGTAGQSFGVWNAGGLEMILTGDANDYVGKGMTGGKLVIKPHVGVAFKSHEAAIIGNTCLYGATGGKLYAAGTAGERFAVRNSGALAVVEGIGDNGCEYMTGGIVTILGTTGVNFAAGMTGGFAYVLDECGNFAKRTNPELVELLDVADLAIHQEHLRGIITAHLNETGSSRAEEILANFDSYVPKFRLIKPKSSDVKSLLGHTSRSSAELRIQAQ